A window from Shewanella livingstonensis encodes these proteins:
- a CDS encoding YecA family protein: MKLGRNDPCHCGSGKKYKRCCMDNVSKQHGQVFDDIEANLAMNPDLSLDELNAALQHKVQDRNNQPHKDLCGVTPTQMANWLYAPFDELQWVTISTPEDLSASPVMRYLALILDEAMAQDGSLKATSKGNLPAKLVKQASELLPEFSVAQFQRDISISEFSGSNEDKFNALHYTRVLAEISGIIYRRSGCYHVKKSAQKLYQTSGIQAFFKPMLEAAISKYNWGYLDGFEYDVDLRTFWLFMLWRIQSHNSVDQLVKEVMTAFPDLQLACHSEDDLSSERKLSVLIESRFVKRFLQFWGFIIIDPKRFLNGEPIARIVEAQPLLKQTFHFTIN; the protein is encoded by the coding sequence ATGAAGCTTGGTCGTAACGATCCTTGCCACTGTGGCAGTGGTAAAAAATATAAGCGTTGTTGTATGGATAACGTATCCAAGCAACATGGCCAAGTCTTTGATGATATTGAAGCCAATCTAGCTATGAACCCAGATTTGAGCCTTGATGAACTCAACGCTGCTTTACAGCACAAAGTCCAGGACCGCAATAACCAACCGCATAAAGATCTTTGTGGTGTGACTCCAACGCAAATGGCCAATTGGCTCTATGCACCTTTTGATGAATTGCAGTGGGTGACAATCAGTACGCCAGAGGATCTATCTGCAAGTCCTGTAATGCGCTATTTGGCCCTCATTCTTGACGAAGCCATGGCGCAAGATGGCTCACTCAAAGCCACTAGCAAAGGCAACTTACCAGCTAAATTAGTCAAGCAAGCCAGTGAGTTATTGCCTGAGTTCTCTGTCGCTCAATTTCAACGCGATATTAGTATCAGTGAGTTTTCTGGTAGCAATGAAGATAAATTCAATGCCTTACATTACACTCGAGTGTTGGCTGAAATTAGCGGTATTATTTACCGACGCAGCGGTTGTTATCATGTTAAAAAATCAGCTCAAAAGCTTTACCAGACATCAGGGATACAGGCTTTCTTCAAACCTATGTTAGAAGCCGCAATCAGCAAATATAATTGGGGGTATTTAGATGGTTTTGAGTACGATGTCGATTTGCGTACCTTTTGGTTGTTTATGTTATGGCGAATACAAAGTCATAACAGTGTGGATCAGCTCGTTAAAGAGGTGATGACAGCTTTCCCCGATTTGCAACTGGCATGCCATTCGGAAGATGACTTGTCATCTGAAAGAAAGTTAAGTGTGCTAATCGAATCAAGGTTTGTTAAGCGATTTCTGCAGTTTTGGGGGTTTATAATCATCGATCCAAAACGTTTTTTAAACGGGGAACCTATCGCCAGAATAGTTGAGGCTCAGCCTTTATTAAAGCAAACCTTTCATTTCACCATTAACTAA